Proteins from a genomic interval of Microbacterium esteraromaticum:
- a CDS encoding aldo/keto reductase family protein, translated as MVNYRYLGNSGLKVSEITYGNWVTHASQVGDDAAVATVHAALDAGITTFDTADTYANTAAEVVLGKALEGQRRASLEIFTKVYFPTGPKGPNDTGLSRKHIFESIDGSLTRLGTDYVDLYQAHRYDHETPLEETMQAFADVVRQGKALYIGVSEWTAEQLRAGHALSKQLGFQLISNQPQYSMLHRVIEGKVVPTSEELGISQIVWSPMAQGVLSGKYLPGQPVPEGSRATDPHSGAHFIQSFLRDEILEAVQRLKPIADEVGLTMPQLAIAWVLQNPNVAAALVGASRPEQLADTVKASGVRLDADTMAAIDSALAGVVNDDPEHTYGVSPAQRLV; from the coding sequence ATGGTCAACTATCGCTATCTGGGCAACAGCGGACTCAAGGTCTCGGAGATCACCTACGGCAACTGGGTGACGCACGCATCGCAGGTCGGCGACGACGCCGCCGTCGCGACCGTGCACGCGGCGTTGGATGCCGGCATCACCACCTTCGACACCGCAGACACCTATGCCAACACGGCCGCCGAGGTCGTGCTCGGCAAAGCTCTGGAAGGTCAGCGGCGCGCGAGCCTCGAGATCTTCACCAAGGTGTACTTCCCCACCGGGCCGAAGGGACCGAACGACACCGGACTCAGCCGCAAGCACATCTTCGAGTCGATCGACGGATCGCTCACGCGCCTCGGCACCGACTACGTCGACCTGTACCAGGCACACCGCTACGACCACGAGACTCCGCTGGAAGAGACGATGCAGGCCTTCGCCGACGTCGTGCGCCAAGGCAAGGCGCTGTACATCGGCGTCTCCGAGTGGACCGCCGAGCAGTTGCGCGCAGGCCACGCCCTGTCGAAGCAGCTGGGGTTCCAGCTGATCTCGAACCAGCCGCAGTACTCGATGCTGCACCGCGTGATCGAGGGCAAGGTCGTGCCGACCTCGGAAGAACTCGGCATCTCGCAGATCGTCTGGTCGCCGATGGCCCAGGGCGTGCTGAGCGGCAAGTACCTGCCCGGTCAGCCGGTGCCCGAGGGATCGCGGGCGACCGATCCGCACTCGGGGGCGCACTTCATCCAGAGCTTCCTGCGCGACGAGATCCTCGAAGCGGTGCAGCGGCTGAAGCCGATCGCCGACGAGGTGGGGCTGACGATGCCGCAGCTCGCGATCGCCTGGGTGCTGCAGAACCCGAACGTCGCCGCCGCGCTCGTGGGCGCGTCGCGTCCCGAGCAGCTTGCCGACACGGTGAAGGCGTCCGGAGTGCGGTTGGATGCCGACACGATGGCCGCGATCGATTCCGCGCTCGCCGGCGTCGTCAACGACGACCCGGAGCACACATACGGCGTCTCTCCCGCGCAGCGCCTCGTCTGA
- a CDS encoding bifunctional 4-hydroxy-2-oxoglutarate aldolase/2-dehydro-3-deoxy-phosphogluconate aldolase, translated as MEQTNGAFMTDRLARTRQTGVLAVLRAPSPESALDAAEAIIRGGITGIEVTYSTPDAPAVIRELIARHGERAHIGAGTVTTPAQAAAAADAGAEFLVSPGTLPDLTRAMLDTGTVVMTGALTPTEVMTALDLGVDVVKIFPASLGGPSYLGALRGPFPHAPLMPTGGVKPDNLADWFAAGAVAVGAGGDLANGASIAASDWADLEARSARFAEALAAVRA; from the coding sequence ATGGAACAGACGAACGGAGCCTTCATGACCGACCGCCTCGCCCGCACGCGCCAGACCGGCGTCCTCGCCGTCCTGCGCGCACCCTCCCCCGAGAGCGCCCTCGACGCCGCCGAGGCGATCATCCGCGGAGGGATCACCGGCATCGAGGTGACCTACTCCACCCCCGACGCACCCGCCGTCATCCGCGAGCTCATCGCCCGCCACGGCGAGCGCGCCCACATCGGCGCCGGCACCGTCACCACCCCCGCGCAGGCCGCGGCCGCCGCCGACGCCGGGGCAGAGTTCCTTGTCAGCCCCGGCACACTGCCCGACCTCACCCGCGCGATGCTCGACACCGGCACCGTCGTCATGACCGGCGCGCTGACGCCGACCGAGGTGATGACGGCACTCGACCTGGGTGTCGACGTCGTCAAGATCTTCCCGGCATCCCTCGGTGGCCCCTCGTACCTCGGCGCGCTGCGCGGCCCGTTCCCACACGCGCCGCTCATGCCCACCGGCGGCGTCAAGCCCGACAATCTCGCCGACTGGTTCGCCGCGGGCGCCGTGGCCGTGGGCGCCGGAGGCGACCTCGCCAATGGCGCGTCGATCGCAGCATCCGACTGGGCCGATCTCGAGGCCCGCTCCGCCCGCTTCGCCGAGGCCCTCGCCGCCGTCCGCGCCTGA
- a CDS encoding SDR family oxidoreductase has product MSLAGKTILMSGGSRGIGLAIALRAAADGANIAMLAKTDSPHPKLEGTVHTAAEAIRAAGGQALPIVGDVRDDDDITGAVLKTEGEFGGIDIVINNASVIDLSRSTDLAAKKYDLMQDVNVRGTFMLSRAAVPVLREASNPHILSLSPPLNISPKWLGAHTGYTLAKYGMTMATLGLAAEFAADGIAANTLWPRTTIATAAVQNLLGGDKVMAASRTPEVYADAAYAVLTKPSREYTGQTLIVEDVLEADGVTDFSKYAAVPGTPDDRLFPDIFLD; this is encoded by the coding sequence ATGTCACTGGCAGGAAAGACCATCCTCATGTCGGGCGGCAGCCGCGGCATCGGCCTCGCGATCGCGCTGCGTGCAGCGGCCGACGGGGCGAACATCGCGATGCTCGCGAAGACCGACAGCCCGCATCCGAAGCTCGAGGGAACCGTGCACACGGCGGCCGAGGCGATCCGTGCGGCCGGCGGCCAGGCGCTGCCGATCGTCGGCGATGTGCGCGACGACGACGACATCACCGGTGCCGTGCTCAAGACCGAGGGTGAGTTCGGCGGCATCGACATCGTGATCAACAACGCCAGCGTCATCGACCTGTCGCGTTCGACCGATCTCGCCGCCAAGAAGTACGACCTCATGCAGGACGTCAACGTGCGCGGCACGTTCATGCTCTCGCGCGCCGCGGTGCCGGTGCTGCGTGAGGCGAGCAACCCGCACATCCTCTCGCTGTCGCCGCCGCTGAACATCTCGCCGAAGTGGCTCGGCGCGCACACCGGCTACACGCTGGCCAAGTACGGCATGACGATGGCGACGCTGGGATTGGCCGCGGAGTTCGCCGCCGACGGCATCGCCGCCAACACGCTGTGGCCGCGCACGACGATCGCGACCGCCGCGGTGCAGAACCTGCTCGGTGGTGACAAAGTGATGGCCGCCAGCCGCACCCCCGAGGTCTACGCCGACGCGGCCTACGCCGTGCTGACCAAGCCGTCGCGCGAGTACACCGGCCAGACGCTGATCGTCGAGGACGTGCTCGAGGCCGACGGCGTCACGGACTTCTCGAAGTACGCGGCCGTCCCCGGCACCCCGGACGATCGGCTGTTCCCGGACATCTTCCTGGACTGA
- a CDS encoding PLP-dependent aminotransferase family protein, producing the protein MSTTNSANQRLVDHRAATVDSTALAARLGRWAHGDGTLSARLAAGIRSLIDTGELRPGDRLPAERALAAAAAVSRGTVVAAYGELADRGAVERRQGSGTRIAGSPLSAPGRGGRGEVLFSALPNSIDLLRTVPRIPDLGVQVIRAHHPDLATALLPETDPAGLPSLRALIADLYTSEGAVTSPEQILVTHGAQQAISLLIDALVSPGDVVLAEEVTWPGVTDSVRQRGGIVHGIPMGDDGLDPVALEVAMARMRPVLVALNPHHQNPTGTRLPPAARRRVADLAAQYGVVVVEDRVVAGIAFDGVIPPPLAAERADAPVVVVESLSKWAWAGLRIGWLRADPVLVRRLRGARQLADQSTSIPGQLLAMDLLAHAGELRREVAREHYARLGLLRELMARHLPEWSFVEPRGGLSLWARLPIGSADALARVAAVHGVSVAGSGEFAASTSPDDHIRIPFTAPDDVLTEGVRRLGAAWAQYRATL; encoded by the coding sequence ATGAGCACAACGAACAGTGCCAATCAGCGGCTGGTGGACCACCGCGCGGCCACGGTCGACTCGACGGCGCTGGCCGCACGTCTGGGTCGGTGGGCGCACGGCGACGGCACCCTGTCGGCGCGGCTCGCCGCCGGCATCCGTTCCCTGATCGACACGGGAGAACTGCGCCCGGGCGATCGCTTGCCGGCCGAGCGGGCGCTGGCGGCCGCCGCGGCCGTCTCTCGCGGCACAGTCGTCGCGGCGTACGGCGAGCTCGCCGATCGCGGTGCGGTCGAACGCCGCCAGGGCAGCGGCACGCGCATTGCCGGCTCGCCGCTGTCGGCTCCGGGGCGCGGCGGGCGCGGTGAGGTGCTCTTCTCGGCGCTGCCGAACTCGATCGATCTGCTGCGCACGGTGCCGCGAATCCCCGATCTGGGGGTGCAGGTGATCCGTGCGCACCACCCCGACCTCGCCACCGCCCTGCTACCCGAGACCGATCCGGCCGGACTGCCGTCGCTGCGGGCGCTGATCGCCGACCTGTACACCTCTGAGGGCGCGGTGACATCACCCGAGCAGATCCTCGTGACCCACGGTGCGCAGCAGGCCATCAGCCTGCTGATCGACGCGCTCGTCTCTCCCGGTGATGTCGTGCTGGCCGAGGAGGTCACCTGGCCGGGCGTCACCGACAGTGTGCGCCAGCGCGGCGGCATCGTGCACGGCATCCCGATGGGAGACGACGGCCTCGACCCCGTGGCCCTCGAGGTGGCGATGGCGCGGATGCGGCCCGTGCTGGTCGCCCTGAACCCGCACCATCAGAACCCGACGGGCACGCGGCTGCCGCCGGCCGCACGACGGCGCGTCGCCGATCTGGCCGCACAGTACGGGGTGGTCGTCGTCGAGGACCGCGTGGTCGCCGGCATCGCCTTCGACGGCGTGATCCCCCCGCCACTGGCTGCCGAGCGGGCGGATGCCCCCGTGGTGGTGGTCGAGTCGCTTTCGAAGTGGGCGTGGGCGGGACTTCGGATCGGCTGGCTGCGCGCCGACCCCGTGCTCGTGCGGCGCCTGCGTGGCGCCCGGCAGCTCGCCGACCAGTCCACGAGTATCCCCGGGCAGCTTCTCGCGATGGACCTGCTCGCGCACGCGGGTGAGTTGCGGCGCGAGGTGGCTCGCGAGCACTACGCTCGGCTCGGGCTGCTACGTGAGCTCATGGCCCGCCACCTGCCCGAATGGAGCTTCGTCGAGCCGCGCGGCGGGCTCTCGCTGTGGGCGCGGCTTCCGATCGGATCGGCGGATGCCCTCGCCCGGGTCGCGGCGGTGCATGGCGTCTCGGTGGCGGGCAGTGGCGAGTTCGCCGCATCGACATCGCCGGACGACCACATCCGCATTCCCTTCACCGCGCCCGATGACGTGCTGACCGAGGGGGTGCGCCGGCTGGGTGCCGCCTGGGCCCAGTACCGCGCGACGCTCTGA
- a CDS encoding SixA phosphatase family protein gives MKTLLLARHAKSDWGHASLVDHDRPLNARGRRDAPLMARRLRDEGIRLARIVSSTAVRARTTAAEYAAAQGVEVVHEPLLYAASARSILAAASRLPDEAEVAMLVGHNPGMQDAVAELTGAFVEFPTCAVAECLVDVDSWAELIEGSGRLVQLRTPAGRSAR, from the coding sequence GTGAAGACGCTGCTGCTGGCACGCCATGCGAAGTCCGACTGGGGCCATGCGTCGCTGGTCGACCATGACCGGCCGCTGAATGCCCGTGGCCGGCGCGATGCGCCGCTGATGGCCCGCAGGTTGCGTGATGAGGGCATCCGCCTGGCCCGTATCGTCTCGAGTACGGCCGTGCGGGCACGCACCACGGCGGCCGAGTACGCCGCCGCGCAGGGTGTCGAGGTGGTGCACGAGCCGCTGCTGTATGCGGCGTCGGCCCGTTCGATCCTGGCGGCGGCCTCGCGCCTGCCCGATGAGGCGGAGGTTGCGATGCTCGTGGGGCACAACCCGGGCATGCAGGATGCTGTCGCCGAGCTCACCGGTGCGTTCGTCGAGTTTCCGACGTGCGCCGTCGCGGAGTGCCTCGTCGACGTCGACTCATGGGCCGAACTGATTGAGGGGTCGGGCCGGCTGGTGCAGCTGCGTACGCCTGCCGGGCGGTCAGCGCGCTAG
- the rlmN gene encoding 23S rRNA (adenine(2503)-C(2))-methyltransferase RlmN — MSASDENSRPRSTPVRATGSARTQVRPKTEGWTQQKDAEGRPLLQFASPKRGKPPVHLADLTPAERVEKVKELGLPGFRAKQLSTHYFTHYTSDPAQMTDLPAAQRDELVAGMLPPLLTEVKRLETDRGDTIKFLWRLHDGALVESVLMRYPGRITLCVSSQAGCGMNCPFCATGQAGLTRNMSTAEIIEQIVRANRLIAEGGLGGKKASDHSMERVSNIVFMGMGEPLANYKRVMDAVRIMVGPQPDGLGMSARGITVSTVGLVPAIKKLADEDIPVTFALSLHAPDDELRDELIPVNSRWKVGEALDAAREYFDKTGRRVSIEYALIKDMNDHPWRADLLASKLNSRGRGWVHVNPIPLNPTPGSIWTASDKAVQDEFVRRLNDAGIPTTLRDTRGKEIDGACGQLVATSEDEVAAAAMA; from the coding sequence ATGTCAGCATCCGATGAGAACTCGCGCCCCCGTTCCACCCCGGTGCGCGCCACCGGATCTGCGCGCACTCAGGTGCGCCCCAAGACCGAGGGATGGACGCAGCAGAAGGATGCCGAAGGTCGGCCACTGCTGCAGTTCGCCAGCCCCAAGCGCGGCAAGCCTCCCGTGCACCTGGCCGATCTGACCCCCGCCGAGCGGGTCGAGAAGGTCAAGGAGCTGGGCCTGCCCGGGTTCCGGGCCAAGCAGCTGTCGACGCATTACTTCACGCACTACACGTCCGACCCCGCGCAGATGACCGACCTGCCCGCGGCGCAGCGCGACGAGCTCGTGGCGGGCATGCTGCCGCCGCTGCTGACCGAGGTCAAGCGCCTCGAGACGGACCGTGGCGACACGATCAAGTTCCTGTGGCGCCTGCACGACGGTGCCCTGGTCGAGTCGGTGCTGATGCGCTACCCGGGGCGGATCACCCTGTGCGTGTCGAGCCAGGCCGGCTGCGGCATGAACTGTCCGTTCTGCGCGACCGGACAGGCGGGACTGACCCGCAACATGTCGACCGCTGAGATCATCGAGCAGATCGTGCGTGCGAACCGGTTGATCGCCGAGGGCGGTCTGGGCGGCAAGAAGGCCAGCGACCACAGCATGGAGCGTGTCAGCAACATCGTCTTCATGGGCATGGGTGAGCCGCTCGCCAACTACAAGCGGGTGATGGATGCCGTGCGCATCATGGTCGGCCCGCAGCCGGATGGCCTCGGCATGAGTGCTCGCGGCATCACCGTGTCGACCGTCGGCCTGGTGCCGGCGATCAAGAAGCTCGCCGATGAGGACATCCCGGTCACCTTCGCCCTCTCGCTGCATGCGCCCGACGATGAGCTGCGCGATGAGCTGATCCCGGTGAACTCGCGCTGGAAGGTCGGCGAGGCGCTCGACGCGGCCCGCGAGTACTTCGACAAGACCGGGCGCCGTGTGTCGATCGAGTACGCGCTGATCAAGGACATGAACGACCATCCGTGGCGCGCCGACCTGCTGGCGTCCAAGCTCAACTCGCGCGGTCGCGGCTGGGTGCACGTGAACCCCATCCCGTTGAACCCCACGCCGGGGTCAATCTGGACGGCATCCGACAAGGCCGTCCAAGACGAGTTCGTGCGGCGCCTGAACGATGCGGGCATCCCCACGACTCTGCGCGACACCCGCGGCAAGGAGATCGACGGTGCGTGCGGTCAGTTGGTCGCGACCAGCGAGGACGAGGTCGCCGCGGCCGCGATGGCCTGA
- a CDS encoding DUF4407 domain-containing protein — MSYSAHRPGRMDSQGRISLETDASDGSVTDEDLDFLRHYEPTGAPAPATPVDPSEPADPSEPADPSEPADPSKRAEPAPAELPETEPDSAPANARTPRRERAPRRQRAPRAERAPRVEGSRLRTMAILGGAEGEILDRVPGETPRFVQMFFVLLGTALVSAISMMFALTTGVQVAIWVAVPLAVVWGGIIFNLDRFLTSTMTSTRSVMKLIALAVPRVAMAALIGFLVAEPLVLQVFHNDIAREVASTNITQSQSDQAALEEGPEKIALEAASARVAALENQAATGIVAGTESGSASTAAAASTVDDVTAKMTEQQQVIDDARALYQCELTGEGAGEVPGCTGVNGEGSSSDAAKAQLAQAQQTYDALAAQLRDANDDLAAAETAAKQNTSASEATNRQQAQDQLPAAQQSYEQALAAYNARADSVAAGNAQAVGLLSQITGLKNLAAKEPAIWWAHVLIAALFFMIELLPVIVKVLTSWGDPSLYEKAKAIRKQVELDRVTADGFRDRAAIVAENASPPFAVGTTDAPDAARGRASDPVVDPGPPTVPMTRADLREPAGV, encoded by the coding sequence ATGTCCTATTCCGCACATCGCCCTGGTCGGATGGATTCCCAGGGGCGGATCTCGTTGGAGACCGACGCGTCTGACGGCTCGGTGACCGACGAGGACCTCGACTTCTTGCGACACTACGAGCCGACCGGTGCGCCCGCCCCGGCGACTCCGGTCGACCCGTCCGAGCCGGCCGACCCATCCGAGCCGGCCGACCCATCCGAGCCGGCCGACCCATCCAAGCGCGCCGAGCCCGCGCCCGCGGAGCTCCCCGAGACCGAGCCGGACTCCGCGCCGGCGAACGCGCGCACGCCCCGCCGCGAGCGCGCCCCACGTCGCCAGCGTGCGCCCCGGGCCGAGCGCGCGCCCCGTGTCGAGGGTTCGCGCCTGCGCACCATGGCCATCCTCGGCGGTGCCGAGGGGGAGATCCTCGACCGGGTGCCCGGCGAGACCCCGCGGTTCGTGCAGATGTTCTTCGTGCTGCTGGGAACAGCGCTCGTCTCGGCGATCTCGATGATGTTCGCCCTCACCACGGGCGTGCAGGTCGCGATCTGGGTGGCCGTGCCATTGGCCGTCGTCTGGGGCGGCATCATCTTCAACCTCGACCGGTTCCTGACCTCGACCATGACGTCGACGCGCAGCGTCATGAAACTGATCGCCCTCGCTGTGCCGCGCGTGGCCATGGCGGCACTGATCGGCTTCCTCGTCGCAGAACCCCTCGTGCTGCAGGTGTTCCACAACGACATCGCGCGCGAGGTGGCATCCACCAACATCACCCAGTCACAGTCCGATCAGGCCGCCCTCGAAGAGGGACCCGAGAAGATCGCGCTCGAGGCGGCATCCGCCCGGGTCGCCGCCCTCGAGAACCAGGCCGCGACAGGGATCGTCGCCGGCACCGAATCGGGCTCGGCGTCGACGGCCGCGGCGGCCTCGACCGTCGACGACGTCACCGCGAAGATGACCGAGCAGCAGCAGGTCATCGATGACGCCCGCGCGCTGTACCAGTGCGAGCTCACCGGAGAGGGCGCCGGTGAGGTGCCCGGCTGCACGGGCGTGAACGGGGAGGGCTCCAGCTCGGACGCCGCCAAGGCGCAGCTCGCTCAGGCCCAGCAGACCTACGATGCGCTCGCCGCGCAGCTGCGCGACGCCAACGACGACCTCGCCGCCGCCGAGACCGCTGCCAAGCAGAACACCTCGGCCTCGGAGGCCACCAACCGTCAGCAGGCGCAGGACCAGTTGCCCGCCGCGCAGCAGAGCTACGAGCAGGCCCTTGCGGCCTACAACGCCCGCGCCGATTCGGTGGCCGCCGGCAACGCGCAAGCCGTTGGCCTGCTCAGCCAGATCACCGGACTGAAGAACCTCGCCGCGAAGGAGCCCGCCATCTGGTGGGCGCATGTGCTGATCGCGGCGCTGTTCTTCATGATCGAGCTGCTTCCGGTGATCGTGAAGGTGCTCACCAGCTGGGGAGACCCCTCGCTGTACGAGAAGGCGAAGGCGATCCGCAAGCAGGTCGAGCTCGATCGCGTGACCGCTGACGGCTTCCGCGATCGCGCCGCGATCGTCGCCGAGAACGCCTCGCCCCCGTTTGCGGTCGGCACCACGGATGCACCGGATGCTGCCCGCGGGCGGGCATCCGACCCTGTCGTCGATCCCGGTCCGCCCACTGTGCCGATGACGCGCGCCGATCTGCGCGAACCGGCGGGCGTCTGA
- a CDS encoding TetR/AcrR family transcriptional regulator: MSSSRAAYHHGDLAHALEAAAMQLLADKPATEISLREVARAADVSHNAPYHHFSDRRGLLKTLAERSMAELVDDVRATLAAAPDATAALITGGQAYIRFAVERPHAFDVIYDPTVCIPGAPTETMAPLIDELETLLGGAVVNAGLHESALTACWGLVHGLGTLAAAGHFPLDVATTSFESAVRAMLAR; this comes from the coding sequence GTGTCAAGTTCTCGAGCGGCCTACCATCACGGAGATCTCGCGCACGCGCTGGAAGCCGCGGCGATGCAGCTGCTCGCCGACAAGCCCGCCACCGAGATCAGCCTGCGCGAGGTCGCGCGCGCAGCCGATGTCAGCCACAACGCGCCATACCACCACTTCTCCGACAGGCGCGGGCTGCTCAAGACCCTCGCCGAGCGCAGCATGGCCGAACTCGTCGACGACGTGCGGGCCACCCTCGCCGCCGCACCGGACGCGACGGCGGCACTGATCACTGGCGGACAGGCCTACATCCGCTTCGCCGTCGAACGCCCCCATGCGTTCGACGTGATCTACGACCCGACCGTGTGCATTCCCGGCGCACCCACCGAGACCATGGCACCGCTGATCGACGAGCTCGAGACGTTGCTCGGTGGCGCGGTCGTCAACGCCGGCCTGCACGAGAGTGCCCTCACCGCGTGCTGGGGACTCGTGCACGGACTCGGCACGCTCGCCGCGGCGGGGCACTTCCCCCTCGACGTGGCGACGACCTCGTTCGAATCCGCGGTGCGGGCGATGCTAGCGCGCTGA
- a CDS encoding NAD(P)H-dependent oxidoreductase, producing MASTLVIDGHPDDHSLTAELSRRYAAAHGDARLLALRDLDFDPHLRFGYRQRMTLEPDLVEAKAALHEASNVVVAAPLWWGGVPAVLKGFFDRALLPQQEYRYSPAGLPIGLVGANRGRLLLLADTPWFFTPITGVPAQTQVVRNTMKLVGIRSVRTHRMLGVKTAPPSRIEGWLDRAAALGERDAVRDRNGAPRVPAVAH from the coding sequence ATGGCCTCCACCCTCGTCATCGACGGCCACCCCGACGACCACTCGCTCACCGCCGAGCTCTCCCGCCGCTACGCCGCAGCGCACGGAGACGCGCGCCTGCTCGCCCTGCGCGACCTTGACTTCGACCCGCATCTGCGTTTCGGGTACCGGCAGCGGATGACGCTCGAGCCCGACCTCGTCGAGGCGAAGGCCGCCCTGCACGAGGCCAGCAACGTCGTCGTCGCCGCCCCGCTGTGGTGGGGCGGTGTGCCTGCGGTGCTGAAGGGATTCTTCGACCGGGCCCTCCTGCCGCAGCAGGAGTACCGCTACAGCCCCGCGGGTCTGCCGATTGGTCTGGTCGGCGCGAACCGCGGCCGCCTGCTGCTGCTCGCCGACACCCCGTGGTTCTTCACGCCCATCACCGGCGTGCCCGCACAGACCCAGGTGGTGCGCAACACGATGAAGCTGGTCGGCATCCGCTCGGTGCGCACGCATCGGATGCTGGGGGTGAAGACCGCACCTCCCTCGCGCATCGAGGGCTGGCTCGACCGCGCCGCAGCGCTCGGCGAGCGAGACGCTGTGCGCGATCGGAACGGTGCCCCGCGCGTACCCGCCGTCGCGCACTGA